From a single Solanum dulcamara chromosome 4, daSolDulc1.2, whole genome shotgun sequence genomic region:
- the LOC129887611 gene encoding protein phosphatase inhibitor 2-like isoform X1, translated as MGAHVKWDEANLEEIEANKPVRQKITEPKTPFHRMNDDDDGSPSPWDSFEEANALDDVASSSENKSHRSGWTSSDDEADIMDQDDEGGRGFKPWKQPLAKVQDSGSERIKNFREHRRAHYDEYRKIKELRREGSSLEGASDDEIEDLEKRDGRCNTSSSLTSAVEGIDIAEGSTDDSK; from the exons AT GGGGGCACATGTAAAATGGGATGAGGCAAATCTGGAAGAAATTGAGGCAAATAAGCCAGTAAGGCAGAAAATAACTGAACCAAAGACACCATTTCACCGTATGAACGACGATGATGATG GATCTCCATCTCCGTGGGATAGTTTTGAGGAGGCCAATGCATTGGATGATGTGGCTTCTTCCAGTGAAAATAAATCCCATCGGTCTGGCTGGACATCTTCTGATGATGAGGCTGATATCATGGACCAAGATGATGAAG gaggtcGTGGGTTCAAGCCGTGGAAACAACCTCTTGCAAAAGTACAGG ATTCTGGTTCAGAAAGGATCAAGAACTTTAGGGAGCACAGGCGTGCACACTATGACGAATATAGGAAAATCAAAGAACTGCGTAGAGAGGGCTCCTCTCTTGAAGGAGCGTCCGACGATGAGATTGAGGATCTTGAGAAAAGGGATGGTAGGTGTAATACATCATCGTCATTGACATCTGCTGTTGAGGGCATTGACATTGCAGAAGGAAGCACAGACGATTCTAAATAG
- the LOC129887611 gene encoding protein phosphatase inhibitor 2-like isoform X3, whose protein sequence is MGAHVKWDEANLEEIEANKPVRQKITEPKTPFHRMNDDDDGSPSPWDSFEEANALDDVASSSENKSHRSGWTSSDDEADIMDQDDEDSGSERIKNFREHRRAHYDEYRKIKELRREGSSLEGASDDEIEDLEKRDGRCNTSSSLTSAVEGIDIAEGSTDDSK, encoded by the exons AT GGGGGCACATGTAAAATGGGATGAGGCAAATCTGGAAGAAATTGAGGCAAATAAGCCAGTAAGGCAGAAAATAACTGAACCAAAGACACCATTTCACCGTATGAACGACGATGATGATG GATCTCCATCTCCGTGGGATAGTTTTGAGGAGGCCAATGCATTGGATGATGTGGCTTCTTCCAGTGAAAATAAATCCCATCGGTCTGGCTGGACATCTTCTGATGATGAGGCTGATATCATGGACCAAGATGATGAAG ATTCTGGTTCAGAAAGGATCAAGAACTTTAGGGAGCACAGGCGTGCACACTATGACGAATATAGGAAAATCAAAGAACTGCGTAGAGAGGGCTCCTCTCTTGAAGGAGCGTCCGACGATGAGATTGAGGATCTTGAGAAAAGGGATGGTAGGTGTAATACATCATCGTCATTGACATCTGCTGTTGAGGGCATTGACATTGCAGAAGGAAGCACAGACGATTCTAAATAG
- the LOC129887611 gene encoding protein phosphatase inhibitor 2-like isoform X2, which translates to MCRGAHVKWDEANLEEIEANKPVRQKITEPKTPFHRMNDDDDGSPSPWDSFEEANALDDVASSSENKSHRSGWTSSDDEADIMDQDDEDSGSERIKNFREHRRAHYDEYRKIKELRREGSSLEGASDDEIEDLEKRDGRCNTSSSLTSAVEGIDIAEGSTDDSK; encoded by the exons ATGTGCAGGGGGGCACATGTAAAATGGGATGAGGCAAATCTGGAAGAAATTGAGGCAAATAAGCCAGTAAGGCAGAAAATAACTGAACCAAAGACACCATTTCACCGTATGAACGACGATGATGATG GATCTCCATCTCCGTGGGATAGTTTTGAGGAGGCCAATGCATTGGATGATGTGGCTTCTTCCAGTGAAAATAAATCCCATCGGTCTGGCTGGACATCTTCTGATGATGAGGCTGATATCATGGACCAAGATGATGAAG ATTCTGGTTCAGAAAGGATCAAGAACTTTAGGGAGCACAGGCGTGCACACTATGACGAATATAGGAAAATCAAAGAACTGCGTAGAGAGGGCTCCTCTCTTGAAGGAGCGTCCGACGATGAGATTGAGGATCTTGAGAAAAGGGATGGTAGGTGTAATACATCATCGTCATTGACATCTGCTGTTGAGGGCATTGACATTGCAGAAGGAAGCACAGACGATTCTAAATAG